A window from Schistosoma haematobium chromosome 1, whole genome shotgun sequence encodes these proteins:
- the UAF30 gene encoding upstream activation factor subunit (EggNog:ENOG410VJZI~COG:K), whose translation MAYPSDSQLLTKIEKILQDADLSQVTSKKVRSALEAHFNIDLSAEKSKLETMIMSTLEKLQSSKSQNRNNSKRSSSPEVDEFTETDASSDSEPEKPVKKKKKKTSDDEDYARSLHAEANGMRRRSSSSTKPRSQKQPGSGKTGFTRPLTLSDEMAEYIGEKELSRSDLVKKFWEIAREQDLFDPNNRQFVVCNEDWQRLFNLKRFRMFGVAKHLKRHIIG comes from the exons ATGGCTTACCCATCTGACAGTCAGCTTCTGACGAAAATAGAGA AAATTCTACAGGATGCGGATCTTTCCCAAGTTACGTCGAAAAAAGTTAGGTCGGCATTAGAGGCTCATTTCAACATTGATTTGTCCGCCGAAAAATCCAAGCTTGAGACTATGATAATGTCCACATTGGAGAAATTACAGTCTTCGAAGTCCCAGAACAGGAATAACAGTAAACGCAGCAGTAGTCCT GAGGTAGATGAATTTACAGAAACTGACGCGAGCTCAGATAGTGAGCCTGAAAAGCCagtaaaaaagaagaaaaagaaaacttcaGATGACGAAGATTATGCCCGGAGTTTGCATGCTGAAGCTAATGGTATGAGGCGAAGAAGCAGTTCCA GCACCAAACCAAGATCTCAAAAGCAACCCGGCAGCGGGAAAACAGGTTTTACACGTCCCTTAACATTATCTGACGAGATGGCTGAGTACATTGGTGAGAAAGAACTGTCCCGTTCTGATTTAGTCAAAAAATTCTGGGAAATCGCTAGAGAACAAGATTTATTC GACCCAAACAATAGGCAGTTTGTCGTGTGTAATGAAGATTGGCAAAGATTGTTCAACCTTAAACGTTTTCGTATGTTCGGAGTTGCAAAGCATTTAAAACGACATATAATTGGGTAA